Proteins found in one Sporosarcina sp. FSL K6-3457 genomic segment:
- a CDS encoding sensor histidine kinase gives MTTIQKKIWKLVTMMLLIMGSIWLTLTHYNQKTQEQSNAILQRYLRMNEVTTASQQIITNLNNYLVSPTDQHKQQIKKSIDVIQEVQQDVAELRNAENTFSVTNYIHLIDSLIETTNRFIVFSEEQEMEGSTKEFNEANRISMYISEMTLTILDRELKSSNRFYRDIIEQSEELEKLGIWLLLLMTVVLLLATYWFSLSITRPVHQLTKAANELSQGRFNQLIEVKSNDEIAFLAKTFDKMRININDLIVEIQQKAQLEHELQQSKLLLKESQFKSLQSQINPHFLFNTLNTLSKKAYLDGAEETSDLIVSVAGLLRYNLKRIDRSVTLFEEVVVLKQYMDIQKARFRDRLQFKLDIDESCLQVKIPGLTLQPIIENAVIHAIEPEENGGIIWFRIKRDDSSVIIEIEDSGKGMTLEKVEQLLKGNVVPTEGHSTGIGFQNVVKRLHLFYGAENLVTIDSREGRGTRVVIQIPQAREGNDGEASYC, from the coding sequence ATGACAACGATTCAAAAAAAGATTTGGAAGCTAGTTACTATGATGTTACTGATTATGGGGAGTATTTGGTTGACGCTAACGCATTACAATCAGAAAACGCAGGAGCAATCCAATGCGATTTTACAACGCTATTTGCGGATGAATGAAGTAACAACAGCTAGTCAGCAAATCATCACCAATTTAAATAATTATTTAGTCAGCCCAACAGATCAGCATAAGCAACAGATAAAGAAAAGCATAGATGTTATTCAAGAGGTACAACAGGATGTAGCAGAGCTACGTAACGCGGAAAACACATTTTCAGTAACGAATTATATTCATTTAATCGATAGTCTCATTGAGACGACGAATCGTTTTATTGTATTTTCAGAGGAACAAGAAATGGAAGGGTCGACCAAAGAATTTAATGAAGCAAACCGGATTTCCATGTACATATCAGAAATGACCTTAACGATTTTAGACCGAGAGCTGAAGTCCTCGAATCGATTTTATCGGGATATTATTGAGCAGTCGGAGGAGCTAGAGAAGCTAGGAATCTGGTTGTTGCTTTTGATGACTGTCGTGTTGTTATTGGCTACTTATTGGTTCTCACTCAGTATTACGCGACCGGTTCATCAGCTTACGAAGGCGGCTAATGAATTGTCTCAAGGTCGTTTTAATCAACTGATTGAAGTAAAGTCTAATGATGAGATTGCTTTTTTAGCAAAGACGTTTGACAAGATGCGTATCAATATTAATGACTTAATAGTGGAGATTCAACAAAAGGCACAGCTTGAGCATGAGCTTCAGCAAAGTAAGCTATTGCTGAAGGAAAGTCAATTTAAAAGCTTGCAGAGTCAGATTAATCCACACTTCTTATTTAACACATTGAATACTTTATCGAAAAAGGCATATTTGGATGGTGCTGAGGAGACAAGTGATCTCATTGTCAGTGTAGCGGGCTTGCTACGCTATAACTTAAAGCGGATTGATCGCTCGGTGACATTGTTTGAAGAGGTTGTTGTATTGAAACAGTATATGGATATCCAAAAGGCACGTTTTAGAGACCGTTTACAATTTAAGCTGGACATTGATGAATCATGTTTGCAAGTGAAAATCCCTGGGTTAACCCTCCAGCCCATTATTGAAAATGCGGTCATCCATGCGATTGAGCCGGAGGAAAATGGGGGAATCATTTGGTTTAGAATTAAGAGGGATGATTCCAGTGTCATTATTGAAATCGAGGATAGTGGAAAAGGGATGACGCTAGAGAAGGTAGAGCAGCTATTGAAGGGGAATGTTGTACCTACTGAAGGACATTCTACGGGTATAGGCTTTCAAAATGTCGTGAAAAGATTGCATTTATTTTATGGAGCGGAGAATTTAGTCACGATAGATAGTAGAGAAGGTCGGGGGACAAGAGTAGTCATACAAATTCCACAGGCGAGGGAGGGAAATGATGGTGAAGCTTCTTATTGTTGA
- a CDS encoding sugar ABC transporter ATP-binding protein, producing the protein MSEIILEMNNISKEFPGVKALSNVNFKVKKGEIHCLVGENGAGKSTLMKVLSGVYPYGTYEGDIVFEDQVQQFREINDSVKTGIGIIYQELALFPDLTVYENIFAGNEVRKGPFVDWNQTIVQATQLLKKVKLEVTPETLIKELGVGKQQLVEIAKALSKDVKLLILDEPTAALNEDDSENLLELLKELKSQGISCIMISHKLKEVIHIADKVTVLRDGKTICTLDASKGEVSENVIIKNMVGREIEDIYPKHPDKIIGDTVLELTNWSAYDAQLGRNVVKNVNLQVKKGEIIGIAGLMGSGRTELALSIFGNPKNYKLQGNLEIQGTPAVLKHTSEAIKAGIAYVTEDRKGDGLFLLQDIKSNVSAAHLKGISKKGILNLNEEVKVGSEYKDSLYIKASSLEQEVGNLSGGNQQKVSLGKWLFTGPKILILDEPTRGIDVGAKFEIYTIMNQLIDEGMSIIMISSELGEVLGMSDRVYVMANGAIKGELTMKEATQETIMELATQ; encoded by the coding sequence ATGAGCGAAATTATTTTAGAAATGAATAATATATCGAAAGAATTCCCGGGAGTTAAAGCCTTGTCAAACGTGAATTTCAAAGTGAAAAAAGGAGAGATTCACTGTTTGGTTGGAGAGAATGGCGCGGGAAAATCGACACTGATGAAAGTATTGAGTGGCGTCTATCCATATGGCACATACGAGGGAGATATCGTATTTGAAGACCAAGTGCAACAGTTTCGTGAGATTAATGACAGTGTGAAAACAGGTATTGGCATCATTTATCAAGAGCTGGCACTTTTTCCAGATTTGACGGTCTATGAAAATATATTTGCTGGCAATGAAGTGAGGAAAGGTCCATTCGTTGATTGGAACCAAACGATTGTTCAAGCTACGCAGTTACTAAAAAAAGTAAAGTTAGAAGTGACACCGGAAACATTGATCAAGGAATTAGGTGTAGGAAAACAACAACTCGTTGAAATTGCCAAAGCGTTGAGCAAAGATGTGAAATTGCTGATTTTAGATGAACCGACGGCAGCGCTGAATGAGGATGACAGTGAAAATCTGTTAGAACTCTTAAAGGAGCTGAAAAGTCAAGGGATTAGTTGCATCATGATATCGCATAAGCTGAAGGAAGTTATCCATATTGCCGATAAAGTAACGGTTTTACGAGATGGAAAGACGATTTGCACGCTGGATGCTAGCAAAGGGGAAGTGTCGGAAAATGTCATCATCAAAAACATGGTGGGACGTGAGATTGAAGATATTTATCCAAAACATCCAGACAAGATAATCGGTGACACTGTTCTTGAATTGACGAATTGGTCAGCCTATGATGCGCAGCTAGGGAGAAACGTTGTGAAAAATGTTAACCTTCAAGTGAAAAAGGGCGAGATTATTGGGATTGCTGGTCTTATGGGATCTGGTCGTACAGAGCTTGCGCTGAGTATATTTGGAAATCCAAAAAATTATAAGCTACAAGGGAATTTGGAGATTCAAGGGACGCCAGCGGTATTGAAGCATACAAGTGAAGCCATTAAGGCTGGTATTGCTTATGTAACAGAGGATCGAAAAGGTGACGGACTGTTTTTATTGCAGGATATTAAGAGTAATGTCTCAGCCGCACATCTAAAGGGAATCTCGAAGAAGGGGATTCTCAATTTAAACGAAGAAGTGAAGGTTGGTTCAGAATATAAAGACTCATTATATATTAAAGCAAGCTCACTGGAGCAAGAGGTTGGCAATCTGAGTGGTGGAAACCAGCAAAAAGTATCGCTTGGTAAATGGTTGTTTACTGGACCTAAGATCTTGATTTTAGATGAACCGACACGTGGAATTGATGTTGGGGCAAAGTTTGAAATTTATACGATTATGAATCAGTTAATTGACGAAGGAATGAGTATTATTATGATTTCCTCTGAACTTGGTGAAGTACTAGGGATGAGTGATCGTGTCTATGTGATGGCAAATGGTGCCATCAAAGGAGAACTGACCATGAAGGAAGCGACACAAGAAACAATTATGGAACTTGCGACGCAATAA
- a CDS encoding sugar ABC transporter permease, whose amino-acid sequence MGFFKEGKALVKANIRDYGMYIALLVILLTFTILTDGLFMSSRNISNLLDSAGYIAVLAVGMTLVIVIRHIDLSVGFLAGFLGAITAIFLTQLGLSVWITIPLILIVGTIIGLLNGALVAKIGIPSFVATLAGMLIFRGALLQVTEKTGTIIIRDEQFNAIGNGFIPSIMQINGLHLLTLLVGFVGIIFFIYNEIANRRNKLTYGFDVMSKKLFSVKLILISAVIAYITWILAGYNGFSWTVIIIIAVVIVYHFLTTKTVLGRHIYAVGSNPEAAHLSGINVQKITYIVFGSMGMLAALSGILFTSRLQSATTTAGTLFELDAIAAAYVGGVSSAGGVGKVTGAIIGAIVMASLSSGMNLLGVGISYQYMIRGGVLAGAVIFDVMTRKQRA is encoded by the coding sequence ATGGGATTTTTTAAAGAAGGGAAAGCACTCGTCAAAGCCAATATTCGAGATTACGGGATGTATATTGCGTTATTGGTTATTTTGTTAACCTTTACAATTCTGACGGATGGCTTGTTTATGTCGTCCCGAAATATTAGTAACTTACTAGATTCGGCTGGCTATATTGCAGTTTTGGCAGTTGGGATGACGCTTGTCATTGTCATTCGTCATATTGATTTATCAGTTGGCTTTTTGGCAGGATTTTTAGGTGCAATTACAGCTATTTTCTTGACACAATTGGGCTTGTCGGTATGGATTACCATTCCGCTGATTTTAATTGTAGGGACGATTATTGGTTTATTAAATGGGGCATTGGTTGCGAAGATTGGTATTCCCTCATTCGTTGCTACACTTGCAGGAATGCTGATTTTCCGTGGTGCACTTCTTCAAGTTACGGAAAAAACAGGAACGATTATTATTAGGGATGAACAATTTAATGCGATTGGTAATGGATTTATTCCATCGATTATGCAGATTAATGGTTTGCATCTACTGACATTATTAGTAGGGTTTGTTGGAATAATTTTCTTCATATACAATGAGATCGCCAATCGGCGCAATAAATTGACATATGGCTTTGATGTGATGTCCAAGAAATTATTTAGCGTTAAGCTCATTTTAATATCGGCGGTTATTGCCTATATCACTTGGATTTTAGCTGGCTATAACGGGTTCTCATGGACCGTTATTATTATCATAGCGGTCGTCATTGTCTATCACTTCTTAACGACTAAAACAGTGCTAGGTCGTCATATTTACGCAGTCGGTAGTAATCCAGAGGCAGCGCATTTAAGTGGAATTAATGTTCAAAAAATTACATACATCGTCTTTGGATCGATGGGAATGCTTGCTGCATTATCTGGGATTCTATTCACCTCTCGACTTCAATCGGCAACGACCACGGCTGGAACACTCTTTGAGCTAGATGCGATTGCGGCAGCGTATGTGGGCGGGGTTTCTTCCGCTGGTGGGGTCGGTAAAGTAACAGGTGCGATTATTGGTGCTATCGTGATGGCCTCATTATCGAGCGGGATGAACTTATTAGGTGTTGGAATATCTTATCAATATATGATTCGCGGTGGTGTTTTAGCAGGGGCGGTTATCTTTGATGTTATGACGCGTAAGCAACGGGCTTGA
- a CDS encoding sugar ABC transporter substrate-binding protein has protein sequence MIRKFKGLLFLAILMVFAVVAAGCNNGASNSIDVGIVLPTKDEPRWVQDEQRFKDALADSDYSTEILFSQGSSAKEKENVEALLNKGIKVLIITPHDGAAAASAVEAAKKEGVTVIAYDRLITDTDAVDYYVTFDSLAVGAAQAQYLVDNAQGSDVPLYLYAGAASDNNAFLFFEGAWQVLQPKIADGTFKIVNSSEAETLKGSADLSRDQLGKIIGQITTNWDANEAKNKAQTHLTAASDDQKGDVAVLAPNDGTARSIADVFASDSAISNFFVTGQDAEKASIQYIIDEKQSMTVFKDVRTLVKDAMGMAVEILDGNTPETTGSYDNGSIEVKAKQTDVIVVDKDNVKAELIDSEYYEASEFTGIE, from the coding sequence ATGATTAGAAAGTTTAAAGGGCTATTGTTTTTAGCAATATTGATGGTGTTCGCAGTTGTAGCTGCTGGATGTAACAATGGGGCCAGTAACTCGATTGATGTGGGAATTGTGTTACCGACAAAGGATGAGCCGCGTTGGGTACAGGATGAGCAACGTTTCAAGGATGCGTTAGCAGATTCTGATTATTCAACAGAAATTCTATTTAGCCAAGGATCTTCAGCGAAAGAGAAAGAAAATGTAGAGGCATTACTAAATAAAGGAATCAAAGTATTGATCATCACGCCTCATGATGGTGCAGCTGCTGCATCAGCAGTAGAAGCAGCGAAAAAAGAGGGTGTAACTGTTATTGCTTATGACCGTTTGATTACAGATACAGATGCAGTGGATTATTATGTAACATTCGATAGCTTAGCAGTTGGTGCTGCACAGGCACAGTATTTAGTAGATAATGCACAAGGTTCTGACGTTCCGCTTTATTTGTATGCAGGGGCGGCTTCAGATAACAATGCATTCCTATTTTTCGAAGGTGCGTGGCAAGTGCTTCAACCAAAAATTGCAGATGGCACTTTTAAAATTGTCAACTCAAGTGAAGCAGAGACACTGAAAGGTTCAGCGGATCTTTCACGTGACCAGCTTGGGAAAATCATAGGTCAAATTACGACGAACTGGGATGCAAATGAAGCAAAAAACAAAGCACAAACGCATTTGACAGCAGCAAGTGACGACCAAAAAGGTGATGTTGCTGTTTTAGCTCCGAATGATGGAACAGCTCGCTCAATCGCAGATGTATTTGCTTCAGATAGTGCGATTTCAAACTTCTTTGTGACGGGACAGGATGCGGAAAAAGCATCAATCCAATACATCATTGACGAAAAACAATCCATGACAGTCTTCAAAGATGTTCGTACATTAGTAAAAGACGCGATGGGGATGGCGGTTGAAATCCTAGATGGTAATACACCAGAAACAACAGGCTCTTATGATAATGGCTCAATTGAAGTGAAAGCGAAACAAACGGACGTTATCGTGGTTGATAAGGACAACGTGAAAGCTGAGCTCATCGATTCTGAATACTACGAAGCAAGTGAATTCACGGGTATAGAGTAA
- the xylF gene encoding D-xylose ABC transporter substrate-binding protein: protein MKRKAIGLWLLGMILLVVACAITPKQTLKIVEVEETTPLSEKDGPIRIGFAMDTFLEERWLRDREMFQESVEALGAEVEVVAAYGNDALQISQAETLIQSGIDLLVIVPHNSEATAAIVHKAHRAGIKVIAYDRLVKNADLDLYVSFDNERVGELQAEAITKLVPKGNYVFIGGAITDNNAHLLKKGVFNVLRPYIERGDITIVYDQWTKDWTPVNAKANMEEALRTTNKQIDAVIVANDATAGGVVQALAAAGLAGQVPVTGQDADLAGVQRIVTGTQTMTVYKPIRTLSQEIAKLAVAMARGEEVFTERKVNNGKIEVPSVLLTPIAVNKHNVDSTVIADGFHSSQDVYQVVTKE, encoded by the coding sequence ATGAAGCGTAAGGCTATAGGCTTATGGTTATTGGGAATGATCTTGCTAGTAGTTGCTTGTGCAATTACACCAAAACAAACATTGAAAATTGTTGAAGTAGAAGAAACAACGCCCCTTAGTGAGAAGGATGGCCCAATTCGTATTGGATTTGCGATGGATACATTTCTTGAAGAGCGGTGGCTAAGAGACCGAGAAATGTTTCAGGAATCGGTCGAAGCGCTGGGAGCGGAGGTTGAGGTTGTTGCTGCATATGGGAATGATGCGCTTCAGATATCGCAGGCGGAGACGCTGATTCAAAGTGGAATTGATCTTTTAGTCATTGTCCCACATAATTCGGAGGCCACAGCTGCGATTGTCCATAAGGCACACCGTGCAGGTATAAAAGTCATTGCCTATGATAGACTCGTTAAAAATGCGGACCTCGATTTGTATGTGTCTTTTGATAATGAACGGGTGGGCGAGTTGCAGGCTGAAGCGATTACTAAGCTTGTACCGAAGGGCAATTATGTCTTTATTGGTGGTGCGATTACGGATAATAATGCTCATTTATTGAAAAAAGGTGTTTTTAATGTACTGCGTCCATATATTGAACGAGGTGATATTACGATTGTTTATGATCAGTGGACGAAGGATTGGACTCCGGTGAATGCAAAGGCAAATATGGAAGAAGCTCTTCGAACAACTAATAAGCAAATTGATGCGGTGATTGTTGCGAATGATGCGACGGCAGGCGGTGTTGTTCAAGCACTTGCGGCAGCGGGGTTAGCGGGTCAAGTACCGGTTACTGGACAGGACGCGGATTTGGCAGGGGTGCAGCGAATTGTTACAGGAACACAGACGATGACGGTCTATAAGCCGATTCGAACGCTTTCGCAGGAGATAGCAAAATTAGCAGTGGCGATGGCAAGGGGCGAGGAGGTATTTACAGAACGAAAAGTAAATAACGGGAAAATAGAAGTTCCTTCAGTGTTGCTAACACCAATTGCTGTAAATAAACACAACGTCGATAGTACGGTCATTGCAGATGGATTTCATTCTTCTCAGGATGTGTATCAAGTGGTAACGAAGGAATAA
- a CDS encoding response regulator, which yields MVKLLIVDDEPTELEGMQAILQKAFPELTIYQGKNGKMAIELADTIQPDLILMDIMMPGMTGLEAIEKIQAGHPTTKFVMVTAFDMFDYARQAIKLGVKDYLLKPSKASEIVSTVGRVLEVCRQEREAKVISQMQQEKWQKTLALAETDIVTQLLFDHVHEVHIDMLVEMLAIRSTYEKFVVVVLLPEGAEHYYVPIKEKVREMGDAWVGALYGQQLPIIVFRDQKKSFRLQAITLVKAILSLDKEKMSVDWFIGIGQVYESLDEIRQSYQEALIATADTTSVVKSRFYSDAPTLSVETDNQVIKQQQQDYFDQIRLGDWGAIRSGVLDLIQQHENAGNSLVYTQQRVLELLWIANRVMDEMGVEADTTFFSFQAQDYRQLRTETLLLLERMNTNYKTHYDRVEADKIHQIKQYISEHSHKDISLDILAKKVNLSPIYISKMFKEKLGINYIDFLTECRIEKAKKLLNDPERSLKEITFEVGYHEPNYFSKVFKKICGVSPKEYRKTLMSKQAEVK from the coding sequence ATGGTGAAGCTTCTTATTGTTGATGATGAACCGACTGAGCTAGAAGGGATGCAGGCAATCTTGCAAAAAGCATTCCCTGAACTAACTATTTATCAGGGAAAAAATGGGAAAATGGCAATAGAATTAGCAGATACCATTCAACCGGATTTAATCTTAATGGATATTATGATGCCTGGTATGACAGGGCTTGAGGCTATAGAAAAGATTCAGGCGGGACATCCGACGACGAAGTTTGTTATGGTGACGGCATTTGATATGTTTGATTATGCGAGACAGGCTATTAAGCTTGGTGTGAAGGATTACTTGCTGAAGCCAAGTAAGGCAAGTGAAATTGTCTCAACAGTGGGAAGAGTACTAGAGGTGTGCCGGCAGGAGCGTGAAGCGAAGGTTATAAGTCAGATGCAGCAAGAGAAGTGGCAAAAGACGTTGGCGTTGGCGGAGACAGATATTGTGACACAGTTATTATTTGACCATGTACATGAAGTACATATCGATATGCTCGTTGAGATGCTAGCTATTCGTTCAACTTATGAGAAATTTGTTGTAGTCGTGTTGTTGCCAGAAGGAGCAGAACACTATTATGTGCCAATCAAGGAAAAGGTACGTGAAATGGGAGATGCCTGGGTAGGTGCATTATATGGACAGCAACTTCCTATTATTGTTTTTCGTGATCAAAAGAAGTCCTTTCGTTTACAAGCAATTACATTAGTGAAAGCAATTTTATCGCTAGATAAGGAGAAAATGAGCGTAGACTGGTTTATAGGGATAGGTCAGGTTTATGAGTCATTAGATGAAATTCGACAGTCTTATCAAGAGGCGCTTATTGCGACCGCAGATACAACGTCAGTGGTCAAAAGTAGATTCTATTCCGATGCTCCAACTCTTAGCGTAGAGACAGACAATCAGGTTATCAAGCAGCAACAGCAAGACTACTTTGACCAAATTCGTTTAGGAGATTGGGGAGCCATTCGTTCAGGTGTATTGGATTTAATACAGCAGCATGAAAATGCAGGGAATTCACTAGTTTACACGCAGCAGCGAGTGCTTGAATTGCTCTGGATTGCGAACCGAGTGATGGATGAAATGGGTGTGGAGGCGGATACTACATTTTTCTCATTTCAAGCACAGGACTACCGTCAATTACGTACAGAGACACTCCTACTACTCGAGCGTATGAATACTAACTATAAGACACATTACGATCGAGTAGAGGCTGATAAGATCCATCAAATTAAACAATATATTAGTGAGCATTCCCATAAGGATATTTCATTGGATATTCTTGCGAAAAAGGTCAATTTAAGCCCGATTTACATTAGTAAAATGTTCAAGGAAAAGTTGGGCATTAACTACATTGATTTTCTAACGGAGTGTCGTATTGAAAAAGCAAAGAAACTTTTGAATGATCCAGAGAGAAGCCTAAAGGAAATTACATTTGAGGTTGGTTATCATGAGCCGAATTATTTTAGCAAGGTGTTCAAGAAAATCTGTGGGGTGTCCCCGAAGGAATATCGAAAAACGTTAATGAGTAAACAAGCCGAGGTCAAGTAG
- a CDS encoding substrate-binding domain-containing protein, which translates to MRKKVVFILGTLILIFSYFTAMSAIKTFRLTSTMPANLPSAPESIRLVLITQELDTPFWNKVGQGALKQAEVEDVQLEVWGSYGNNQEDFLKKMEVAIHSKVDGIIVQGLDNKEFKELTKVKAAFYGIPVITVANDVPVEESLRKTYVGSDQFGAGQMVAHQLIEEMGTLGEVIILGDEEQAYYQKERLAGIRDVLSRYPDIEMIVRGTTDAKEQVIATTQRLMNEVPRVSAFIAINANYTGPMLQEIGRRTQVEPYHIYTFDDGVESTALLEQGKLDGILEQKPEEMGSESVKWLMEWISGKTVPLNSNGYLTETRMVQAKGEVR; encoded by the coding sequence ATGCGGAAAAAAGTTGTTTTTATACTTGGAACACTTATTTTGATTTTTAGCTATTTTACCGCTATGTCCGCCATTAAGACGTTTCGTTTAACTAGTACTATGCCTGCTAACCTTCCTTCAGCTCCAGAATCTATTCGTCTCGTACTTATTACGCAAGAGCTGGATACACCTTTTTGGAATAAGGTTGGTCAAGGAGCTCTGAAGCAGGCAGAAGTAGAAGATGTTCAGCTTGAAGTGTGGGGAAGCTATGGTAACAACCAAGAGGATTTTTTGAAGAAAATGGAGGTTGCCATTCATTCAAAAGTGGATGGAATTATTGTACAGGGGCTAGATAATAAGGAATTTAAAGAGCTAACAAAGGTGAAGGCAGCTTTTTATGGAATACCTGTCATTACTGTCGCAAATGATGTGCCTGTGGAGGAGAGCTTGCGCAAAACATATGTTGGTTCGGATCAGTTTGGGGCTGGACAAATGGTTGCTCATCAATTGATAGAAGAAATGGGTACGTTAGGAGAAGTAATTATACTTGGTGATGAAGAACAAGCGTATTATCAGAAGGAACGTTTAGCGGGTATTCGGGATGTATTGAGTAGATATCCAGATATTGAAATGATTGTTAGGGGGACGACAGATGCAAAGGAACAGGTTATAGCAACGACGCAGCGGCTAATGAATGAGGTCCCTCGGGTCTCTGCTTTTATAGCAATCAATGCAAACTATACTGGACCGATGCTTCAAGAAATCGGAAGGCGCACGCAGGTCGAGCCTTATCATATTTATACTTTTGATGACGGAGTGGAGTCAACTGCTCTCCTGGAGCAAGGTAAGCTCGATGGAATTTTGGAGCAAAAGCCGGAGGAGATGGGCAGTGAAAGTGTGAAATGGCTAATGGAGTGGATTTCAGGCAAGACAGTCCCACTTAATTCAAACGGTTATCTCACCGAAACACGCATGGTTCAGGCGAAGGGTGAGGTACGATGA